One region of Skermanella mucosa genomic DNA includes:
- the trxA gene encoding thioredoxin, with translation MQTMFNMPGAPGGGPKPAADLIKDTSDRAFMADVIEASRTVPVIVDFWAPWCGPCKQLGPLLEKTVKAAKGAVKMVKINIDENPQVAGQLRIQSIPAVYAFFQGRPVDGFVGAQQESQIKQFVDRLAKLAGGADDGGLQEALDAAAEALEAGDAATASEIYSQILGVEPTNAAAYAGLVRCLMTAQDLARAREMLDGAPPELAKAPELAAVRSALDLAEQSAAAGPVPELMDRVARDPDDHQTRFDLAMALYAGNKRDAAVEELLEIVRRDREWNDQQARKQLVKFFEAFGPTDKLTVMARRKLSSILFS, from the coding sequence ATGCAGACCATGTTCAATATGCCCGGCGCGCCGGGTGGCGGGCCCAAGCCGGCCGCCGACCTGATCAAGGACACCAGCGACCGCGCCTTCATGGCGGACGTCATCGAGGCCTCGCGCACGGTGCCGGTGATCGTCGATTTCTGGGCGCCCTGGTGCGGCCCCTGCAAGCAGCTCGGACCCCTGCTGGAGAAGACCGTCAAGGCCGCCAAGGGCGCCGTGAAGATGGTCAAGATCAACATCGACGAGAACCCGCAGGTCGCGGGCCAGCTGCGCATCCAGTCGATCCCGGCGGTCTACGCCTTCTTCCAGGGCCGCCCTGTGGACGGGTTCGTCGGCGCCCAGCAGGAATCGCAGATCAAGCAGTTCGTCGACCGGCTGGCCAAGCTGGCCGGCGGCGCCGACGACGGCGGGCTCCAGGAAGCGCTCGACGCCGCCGCCGAGGCGCTGGAAGCGGGGGATGCCGCCACCGCCAGCGAGATCTACAGCCAGATCCTGGGGGTCGAGCCGACCAACGCCGCCGCCTATGCCGGGCTGGTGCGCTGCCTCATGACGGCCCAGGATTTAGCCCGTGCCCGCGAGATGCTGGACGGCGCGCCGCCCGAGCTGGCCAAGGCGCCCGAGCTTGCCGCCGTCCGCAGCGCGCTGGACTTGGCCGAGCAGAGCGCCGCCGCCGGCCCCGTCCCGGAGCTGATGGACCGGGTCGCCCGCGATCCCGACGACCACCAGACCCGCTTCGACCTCGCCATGGCGCTTTACGCCGGCAACAAGCGCGACGCCGCGGTGGAGGAGCTGCTGGAGATCGTGCGCCGTGACCGGGAATGGAACGATCAGCAGGCTCGCAAGCAGCTCGTGAAATTTTTCGAGGCTTTCGGGCCGACTGACAAGCTGACCGTCATGGCAAGACGGAAGTTGTCATCTATCTTATTTTCATGA
- a CDS encoding prolyl-tRNA synthetase associated domain-containing protein, protein MPDHADTDNGPDTGSNSDTLPTSPEQLISYLDGLGIETTTHSHPPVFTVEEAQALRGTLPGGHCKNLFLKDKKGRLWLVVALEDSAVDLKTLDKRIGSARLSFGNGDLLREVLGVRPGSVTPFAVINDTGHRVTVVLEKAMMAHDLLNYHPLDNGRTTAIRSADLLKFLSSTGHEAVVADLAG, encoded by the coding sequence ATGCCCGACCACGCCGACACCGACAACGGTCCCGACACCGGCTCCAATAGCGACACGCTGCCGACGTCGCCGGAACAGCTCATCTCGTACCTGGATGGCCTGGGCATCGAGACCACCACCCATTCCCATCCGCCGGTCTTCACGGTGGAGGAGGCGCAGGCGCTGCGCGGGACGCTGCCGGGCGGCCATTGCAAGAACCTGTTCCTGAAGGACAAGAAGGGCCGCCTGTGGCTGGTCGTCGCCCTGGAGGACAGCGCGGTGGACCTGAAGACCCTGGACAAGCGGATCGGCTCGGCCCGCCTGTCGTTCGGCAACGGCGACCTTCTGCGGGAGGTGCTGGGGGTCCGGCCCGGGTCGGTGACGCCCTTCGCCGTGATCAACGATACCGGGCACCGCGTCACCGTGGTGCTGGAAAAGGCGATGATGGCGCACGACCTGCTGAACTACCATCCGCTCGACAACGGCCGGACGACGGCGATCCGCTCGGCCGACCTGCTCAAGTTCCTCTCCTCCACCGGCCACGAGGCCGTGGTCGCCGACCTTGCTGGATAA
- a CDS encoding MFS transporter: MLSPLSNRTYRHLFGAQVVALAGTGLLTVALGLLAYDLAGADAGAVLGTALAIKMVAYVGIAPVVGAFADRLPRRAFLVATDLVRAAVALCLPFVTEPWQVYLLVFVLQSASAAFTPTFQATIPDVLPDETEYTKALSLARLAYDLESLASPALAAALLAVVSYHDLFAGTMIGFMGSALMVVTARLPDPKAVDHRGGIHDRITRGIRIYLKTPRLLGLLALNGAVAAAGAMVIVNTVVLVRGTLGGTDSDVAAVLAAYGAGSMAVAFLLPRLLERLSTRRVMLAGGWLLAVGTLVMAAILGGGGLPAHLPAALPSLLPVWFVLGAANSAVLTPSGRLLRRSAHSEDRPAVFAAQFALSHACWLVAYPLAGWLGSGAGLAAAFAVLGTLAATSVALAARLWPTGDPVEVEHVHGPLGHEHLHVHDEHHQHGHEGWEGPEPHAHPHRHGPIRHTHALVIDRHHSEWPRGG; the protein is encoded by the coding sequence ATGCTTTCCCCCCTCTCCAACCGCACCTACCGGCACCTGTTCGGCGCTCAGGTCGTCGCCTTGGCCGGGACCGGCCTGCTGACCGTCGCCCTCGGCCTGCTCGCCTACGATCTCGCCGGAGCCGACGCCGGGGCCGTCCTGGGCACCGCGCTCGCGATCAAAATGGTCGCCTATGTCGGGATCGCGCCGGTCGTCGGCGCCTTCGCCGACCGGCTGCCCCGGCGCGCCTTCCTGGTCGCCACGGACCTGGTCCGGGCGGCCGTCGCGCTGTGCCTGCCGTTCGTGACGGAGCCTTGGCAGGTCTACCTGCTGGTCTTCGTCCTCCAGTCCGCTTCGGCCGCGTTCACGCCGACCTTCCAGGCGACCATCCCGGACGTGCTGCCGGACGAGACGGAATACACCAAGGCCCTGTCCCTGGCCCGACTTGCCTACGATCTGGAGAGCCTCGCCAGCCCGGCCCTCGCGGCGGCATTGCTGGCCGTCGTCAGCTACCATGACCTGTTCGCGGGCACCATGATCGGGTTCATGGGCTCGGCCCTGATGGTGGTCACCGCGAGACTGCCCGACCCCAAGGCGGTGGACCACCGCGGCGGCATCCATGACCGGATCACGCGCGGGATCAGGATCTACCTGAAGACTCCCCGCCTGCTTGGTCTCCTGGCGCTCAACGGCGCGGTCGCGGCCGCCGGGGCCATGGTCATCGTCAACACGGTGGTCCTCGTCAGGGGTACGCTGGGCGGCACGGACTCCGATGTCGCCGCCGTCCTGGCCGCCTACGGGGCCGGGTCGATGGCGGTGGCGTTCCTCCTGCCGCGCCTGCTCGAGCGCCTGTCCACCCGCCGCGTCATGCTCGCGGGTGGCTGGCTGCTCGCCGTCGGAACCCTGGTCATGGCCGCCATATTGGGCGGCGGCGGTCTGCCCGCCCATTTACCGGCGGCCTTGCCGTCGCTGCTGCCGGTTTGGTTCGTGCTGGGTGCCGCGAACTCGGCCGTGCTGACCCCTTCCGGCCGGCTGCTCCGGCGTTCGGCGCATTCCGAGGACCGCCCGGCGGTCTTCGCGGCGCAGTTCGCCCTGAGCCACGCCTGCTGGCTGGTGGCGTATCCCCTGGCCGGGTGGCTGGGGAGCGGGGCGGGCCTCGCCGCCGCCTTCGCGGTCCTGGGCACCTTGGCCGCGACCTCCGTGGCCCTCGCGGCCCGCCTTTGGCCGACCGGCGACCCGGTCGAGGTCGAGCATGTGCATGGGCCGCTGGGGCACGAGCATCTCCACGTCCATGACGAGCATCACCAGCACGGACATGAAGGCTGGGAGGGGCCGGAGCCGCACGCCCACCCCCATCGGCATGGGCCGATCCGCCATACGCACGCCCTTGTCATCGACCGGCATCATTCCGAATGGCCGAGGGGCGGCTGA
- a CDS encoding HupE/UreJ family protein produces the protein MLAFTSLDAQAHAVTQGDKGYIQEITGIHLLPFVYLGAKHMVTGYDHLLFLFGVIFFLYRPRHIGIYVSLFALGHSTTMLLGVLFDTNVSGYLIDAIIGLSVVYKALDNLGAYQRWFGFQPDTKAATLVFGLFHGLGLATKIREYEVSPDGLVPNLLAFNVGVEIGQLLALAAILIVMGYWRRTASFWRHAYTANVAMMSAGFVLIGYQLTGWAVAS, from the coding sequence ATGCTCGCATTCACCAGCCTCGATGCGCAAGCCCATGCCGTGACGCAGGGCGACAAGGGCTACATCCAGGAGATCACCGGCATCCACCTGCTGCCATTCGTCTATCTCGGCGCCAAGCACATGGTGACCGGGTACGACCACCTCCTGTTCCTGTTCGGGGTGATCTTCTTCCTCTACCGCCCCAGGCATATCGGCATCTACGTCAGCCTGTTCGCGCTGGGCCACTCGACGACGATGCTGCTCGGAGTGCTCTTCGACACGAATGTCAGCGGCTACCTGATCGACGCGATCATCGGCCTCTCGGTCGTCTACAAGGCGCTCGACAATCTCGGCGCCTACCAGCGCTGGTTCGGGTTCCAGCCCGACACCAAGGCGGCGACGCTCGTTTTCGGCCTGTTCCACGGTCTCGGGCTCGCGACCAAGATCCGCGAGTACGAGGTGTCGCCGGACGGCTTGGTCCCTAACCTGCTCGCCTTCAACGTCGGCGTCGAGATCGGGCAGCTGCTCGCGCTCGCCGCCATCCTGATCGTCATGGGCTATTGGCGCCGCACCGCAAGCTTCTGGCGCCACGCCTACACAGCCAACGTCGCGATGATGTCCGCCGGGTTCGTGCTGATCGGGTATCAGCTGACCGGCTGGGCCGTCGCCTCCTGA
- a CDS encoding transmembrane anchor protein produces the protein MYNANIPSPAELPTSGQLLRSTAIAAAAAAVLLVTVVLPAEYGIDPTGVGKVLGLTEMGEIKASLAEEAAEDARAARELPVPAIPAPERRSDASGSPASSLVSRVAGLVVSTAAAAPPVPAIPGEAGLAATAVAQTAKSEQTSVTLRPGEAAEVKVRMRQGARTDYSWKAEGGVVNHDTHGEPFDAPDKTLSYRKGRGVESDQGTLLAAFDGNHGWFWRNRGDKEVTVTLNVNGEYTDLKRMK, from the coding sequence ATGTACAACGCGAACATTCCTTCCCCAGCCGAACTCCCGACCTCCGGACAGCTGCTCCGGTCCACGGCGATCGCCGCGGCGGCGGCGGCCGTGCTGCTCGTCACGGTCGTCCTTCCGGCCGAATACGGCATAGACCCCACCGGCGTCGGCAAGGTGCTCGGCCTGACCGAAATGGGCGAGATCAAGGCATCCCTCGCCGAGGAGGCTGCGGAGGACGCGCGGGCCGCACGGGAACTCCCGGTCCCGGCGATACCCGCGCCGGAGCGGCGTTCAGACGCATCCGGCTCCCCGGCTTCGTCCCTGGTTTCAAGGGTGGCGGGCCTCGTCGTGTCGACCGCCGCGGCGGCACCGCCCGTTCCGGCGATTCCCGGCGAAGCGGGACTCGCCGCGACCGCCGTCGCCCAGACGGCCAAATCCGAACAGACATCTGTCACGCTCCGTCCCGGCGAGGCCGCCGAGGTCAAGGTAAGGATGCGCCAGGGGGCCAGGACCGACTATTCCTGGAAAGCCGAAGGGGGAGTGGTCAATCACGATACGCACGGCGAACCTTTCGATGCGCCCGATAAAACGCTCAGCTACAGAAAAGGGCGCGGGGTGGAGAGTGACCAGGGCACGCTTTTGGCAGCCTTCGATGGCAACCATGGCTGGTTCTGGCGTAATCGCGGAGACAAGGAAGTGACGGTGACGCTGAATGTAAACGGCGAATACACCGACCTGAAGCGCATGAAGTAG
- a CDS encoding helix-turn-helix transcriptional regulator encodes MFIRTVTDIGLVIRERRRSLGLDQGELAGQAGVSRQWIVEIEKGKPRAEVGLVLRTLSALGLGLSVDAADELGGTEALRADAIPSIDIDGLLDDLAANRS; translated from the coding sequence ATGTTCATTCGCACCGTTACCGATATCGGACTGGTCATCCGGGAGCGGCGCCGGAGCCTTGGTCTGGACCAGGGGGAACTTGCCGGCCAAGCCGGTGTCAGCCGCCAGTGGATCGTGGAGATCGAGAAAGGCAAGCCGCGCGCCGAGGTCGGCCTCGTCCTCCGGACGTTGAGTGCGCTGGGACTCGGCCTCTCCGTCGATGCCGCCGACGAGCTCGGCGGGACCGAGGCGCTGCGGGCCGATGCCATCCCTTCGATCGATATCGACGGGCTCCTCGACGATCTCGCGGCGAACCGGTCGTGA
- a CDS encoding HipA domain-containing protein: MTNWLIAGTDAHAKNYSLLIGAAGRGRLAPLYDIASALPYGNLDPQRLKLAMKIGGEYRLRDAGVRQWRKSALELGLDPDRVLASVAELAGMISGHMAEVRLRAQEDGLDHPLTGLLADAITARARHCAGMLAEPANRG, from the coding sequence GTGACCAATTGGCTGATCGCCGGCACGGATGCCCATGCCAAGAACTATTCGCTGCTGATCGGCGCAGCCGGGCGCGGCCGTCTGGCTCCACTCTACGACATCGCCAGCGCGCTGCCTTACGGCAACCTCGACCCCCAGCGCCTGAAGCTCGCGATGAAGATCGGCGGCGAATACCGACTCCGCGACGCCGGTGTGCGTCAATGGCGGAAATCGGCCTTGGAACTCGGCCTTGATCCGGACAGGGTCCTGGCCAGTGTCGCCGAACTCGCCGGGATGATAAGCGGGCATATGGCGGAGGTTCGCCTGCGCGCGCAGGAGGACGGCCTGGATCACCCCCTCACCGGGCTGCTGGCGGACGCGATCACGGCAAGGGCACGCCATTGCGCCGGCATGCTCGCGGAACCGGCAAATCGGGGCTGA
- a CDS encoding DUF2283 domain-containing protein, giving the protein MKITYDPAADILSVVLRDAVVVESDEDKPGIILDYDGTGALVALEILDASKNAEGVSSVEFKVAV; this is encoded by the coding sequence ATGAAGATCACGTACGATCCGGCGGCCGACATCCTGTCGGTCGTGCTTCGTGACGCCGTGGTGGTTGAGAGCGACGAGGACAAGCCGGGCATAATCCTCGACTACGACGGAACAGGCGCCCTCGTGGCGTTGGAGATCCTCGACGCATCGAAGAACGCCGAGGGCGTGTCTTCCGTGGAATTCAAGGTCGCTGTCTAA
- a CDS encoding XRE family transcriptional regulator produces the protein MIAELPSERQERIEAKYRELKRDVECLRELRQIAGKAQADIAATLNIKQPSVSKIEKQADMYLSTLRSYVEAVGGELELIVKLPDYPAVRLRGFGEVLGETSEAEMDKTVERNARPA, from the coding sequence GTGATCGCCGAACTTCCGTCCGAGCGGCAGGAACGCATCGAGGCGAAGTACCGGGAACTGAAGCGGGATGTGGAATGCCTGCGCGAGTTGCGCCAGATCGCCGGGAAGGCGCAGGCCGACATCGCGGCCACCCTGAACATCAAGCAGCCATCCGTGTCGAAGATCGAGAAGCAGGCCGACATGTATCTTTCGACCCTCCGCAGTTATGTGGAGGCGGTCGGCGGCGAGCTGGAGCTGATCGTGAAGCTGCCCGACTATCCGGCGGTTCGTCTGCGGGGTTTTGGAGAAGTTCTCGGGGAAACATCGGAGGCGGAAATGGACAAGACGGTAGAGCGCAACGCCCGTCCGGCTTAA
- the ccmD gene encoding heme exporter protein CcmD — protein MAEFFSMGGYAAYVWPAYGVAAVFLVGMLVASLRGLRRHEALLKTLETSRPRRRNRRDGAPAPAAPAPSAATPSGLPAAEGHEG, from the coding sequence ATGGCTGAGTTCTTTTCGATGGGCGGCTATGCCGCCTATGTCTGGCCGGCCTACGGGGTCGCGGCCGTCTTCCTCGTGGGCATGCTGGTCGCCAGCCTGCGCGGCCTCCGCCGCCACGAGGCGCTGCTGAAGACCCTGGAGACGAGCCGCCCGCGGCGGCGCAACCGCCGCGACGGCGCGCCCGCCCCCGCGGCTCCCGCCCCATCGGCCGCCACGCCGTCAGGACTGCCCGCCGCGGAAGGACACGAGGGATGA
- the ccmE gene encoding cytochrome c maturation protein CcmE, which yields MTRKKRRLYMLGLALLGLGTATALALTAFEDNLVFFYSPSDLAAQQVGDRSFRLGGLVEENSVKRLPDGLTMEFRVTDTARSVPVTYAGIVPDLFREGQGVVAEGRLRPDGVFVAREVLAKHDENYMPPEVADALTRAGAPQHATKSLEAPVPASATGPLTPAAKE from the coding sequence ATGACCCGCAAGAAACGCCGCCTCTACATGCTGGGCCTGGCCCTGCTCGGGCTGGGCACCGCGACCGCGCTGGCGCTGACCGCGTTCGAGGACAACCTGGTCTTCTTCTACAGCCCGTCCGACCTGGCGGCCCAGCAGGTCGGCGACCGCAGCTTCCGCCTGGGCGGGCTGGTCGAGGAGAACAGCGTCAAGCGCCTGCCCGACGGCCTGACCATGGAATTCCGGGTCACCGACACCGCCCGGTCCGTCCCCGTCACCTATGCCGGCATCGTGCCCGACCTGTTCCGCGAGGGGCAGGGCGTCGTCGCCGAGGGGCGGCTGCGTCCCGACGGCGTCTTCGTGGCGCGCGAGGTGCTGGCCAAGCACGACGAGAACTACATGCCGCCCGAGGTGGCCGACGCCCTGACCCGCGCCGGCGCCCCCCAGCACGCGACCAAGTCGCTGGAAGCCCCCGTGCCGGCATCCGCGACCGGTCCCCTGACTCCCGCCGCCAAGGAGTAG
- a CDS encoding heme lyase CcmF/NrfE family subunit — MIPELGHYALVLALFLALVQATLPLVGAARGDTAWMDVAKPAAIGQFAMILVSFLALTYAYVVSDFSVLNVVENSHSMKPMLYKVSGVWGNHEGSMVLWVLILALFGGAVAVFGRNLPPTLKARVLSVQAMIGVGFLLFILATSNPFIRIDPAPLDGNDLNPLLQDPGLAFHPPFLYFGYVGFSMAFSFAVAALIEGRVDPAWARWVRPWTLAAWAGLTLGIALGSWWAYYELGWGGWWFWDPVENASFMPWLAGTALLHSAIVVEKRDALKSWTILLAILTFALSLIGTFLVRSGVLTSVHAFAVDPARGVFILVLLVIATAGALLLYAIRAPSMKMGGLFAPVSREGSLVLNNLLLSTATATVFLGTLYPLFLDAIGAGKVSVGPPFFNSTFIPLMVPLVAVMSVGPLLAWKRADLAGALARLKFAALLTVICVLGALYAYQGGPVLALLGVALAAWAFFGAIVELADRIRLFRAPLGESWRRAKGLPRSSWGMTIAHAGMGIAIAGMTGSAAWMTERIQLMRPGDTAQIAGYDIRFDEVHQQQIANYMAKSATFTVIRDGEVIATLHPEERWFPVARMSTTEAAIRTNWVSDLYVVLGQEQEGTGGYATRLYHHPLVPWIWIGCVVMVVGGCVSLSDRRFRIGVPERRRNRPPVPQPAE; from the coding sequence GTGATCCCCGAACTCGGCCATTACGCCCTGGTCCTGGCGCTGTTCCTGGCGCTTGTCCAGGCGACCTTGCCGCTGGTCGGCGCCGCGCGCGGCGACACCGCCTGGATGGACGTGGCGAAGCCGGCCGCGATCGGCCAGTTCGCCATGATCCTGGTCAGCTTCCTGGCGCTGACCTACGCCTACGTGGTGTCCGACTTCAGCGTGCTGAACGTGGTCGAGAACAGCCACTCCATGAAGCCGATGCTCTACAAGGTGTCGGGCGTCTGGGGCAACCACGAGGGCTCGATGGTCCTGTGGGTGCTGATCCTGGCCCTGTTCGGCGGTGCCGTCGCCGTGTTCGGCCGCAACCTGCCGCCGACGCTGAAGGCGCGGGTGCTGTCGGTCCAGGCCATGATCGGCGTCGGGTTCCTGCTGTTCATCCTGGCGACCAGCAATCCCTTCATCCGGATCGATCCGGCGCCGCTCGACGGCAACGACCTCAATCCGCTGCTCCAGGACCCCGGCCTCGCCTTCCATCCGCCGTTCCTGTATTTCGGCTATGTCGGCTTCTCCATGGCCTTCTCCTTCGCCGTGGCCGCCCTGATCGAGGGCAGGGTCGATCCCGCCTGGGCGCGCTGGGTGCGGCCCTGGACGCTGGCCGCCTGGGCCGGCCTGACTCTCGGCATCGCGCTGGGGTCGTGGTGGGCCTATTACGAGCTGGGCTGGGGCGGCTGGTGGTTCTGGGACCCGGTCGAGAACGCCTCCTTCATGCCCTGGCTGGCCGGCACCGCGCTGCTGCACTCCGCCATCGTGGTGGAGAAGCGCGACGCGCTGAAGAGCTGGACCATCCTGCTCGCCATCCTGACCTTCGCCCTGTCGCTGATCGGCACCTTCCTGGTCCGGTCGGGCGTGCTGACCTCGGTCCACGCCTTCGCGGTCGATCCCGCCCGCGGTGTCTTCATCCTGGTGCTGCTGGTGATCGCCACGGCGGGGGCGCTGCTGCTCTACGCGATCCGCGCGCCGTCCATGAAGATGGGCGGGCTGTTCGCCCCGGTGAGCCGGGAAGGCTCGCTGGTGCTGAACAACCTGCTGCTGTCCACCGCGACCGCGACCGTGTTCCTGGGCACCCTCTACCCGCTGTTCCTGGACGCGATCGGCGCCGGCAAGGTCTCGGTCGGGCCGCCCTTCTTCAACTCCACGTTCATCCCGCTGATGGTGCCGCTGGTCGCCGTCATGTCGGTCGGGCCGCTGCTGGCGTGGAAGCGCGCCGACTTGGCCGGCGCGCTGGCCCGGCTGAAGTTTGCGGCCCTGCTGACCGTGATCTGCGTGCTGGGCGCCCTCTACGCCTACCAGGGCGGGCCGGTGCTGGCGCTGCTTGGCGTAGCGCTGGCGGCCTGGGCCTTCTTCGGCGCCATCGTCGAATTGGCCGACCGGATCAGGCTGTTCCGCGCGCCCCTCGGGGAAAGCTGGCGCCGCGCCAAGGGGCTGCCGCGGTCGAGCTGGGGCATGACCATCGCCCATGCCGGCATGGGCATCGCGATCGCCGGCATGACCGGGTCGGCGGCCTGGATGACCGAGCGCATCCAGCTGATGCGGCCGGGCGACACGGCGCAGATCGCCGGCTACGACATCCGGTTCGACGAGGTCCACCAGCAGCAGATCGCCAACTACATGGCCAAGTCGGCCACCTTCACGGTGATCCGCGACGGCGAGGTGATCGCGACGCTGCACCCGGAGGAGCGTTGGTTCCCGGTGGCCCGGATGTCGACCACCGAGGCCGCGATCCGGACCAACTGGGTGTCCGACCTCTATGTCGTGCTGGGGCAGGAGCAGGAAGGCACCGGCGGCTACGCCACCCGCCTGTACCATCACCCGCTGGTCCCGTGGATCTGGATCGGCTGCGTTGTCATGGTGGTGGGGGGCTGCGTCTCCCTCAGCGACCGACGCTTCCGGATCGGCGTGCCGGAACGCCGGCGGAACCGGCCGCCCGTGCCCCAACCTGCCGAATAG
- a CDS encoding DsbE family thiol:disulfide interchange protein: MRRLIYILPLVLFVVLAGYFAVGLTRDPSVVPSALIDKPVPEFALPPLLNDGKGLATSDLKGQVQLVNVFASWCVPCRVEHPVLMRLAREQGVTVKAINYKDKPEDAVRWLNQGGNPYAAIGADQDGTVSIDWGVYGVPETYVIDAEGRIRYKVVGPVMPDEVERTILPLIRELQG, encoded by the coding sequence ATGCGCCGCCTGATCTATATCCTGCCGCTGGTCCTGTTCGTGGTCCTGGCCGGGTACTTCGCCGTAGGCCTGACCCGCGATCCCTCGGTCGTGCCGTCGGCCCTGATCGACAAGCCGGTGCCGGAGTTCGCCCTGCCGCCGCTCCTGAACGACGGCAAGGGCCTGGCGACCTCCGACCTGAAGGGCCAGGTCCAGCTGGTCAACGTGTTCGCCTCCTGGTGCGTGCCCTGCCGGGTCGAGCATCCCGTGCTGATGCGCCTCGCCCGCGAGCAGGGCGTCACCGTCAAGGCGATCAACTACAAGGATAAGCCGGAGGACGCGGTCCGCTGGCTGAACCAGGGCGGCAACCCCTATGCCGCCATCGGCGCCGACCAGGACGGCACGGTGTCCATCGACTGGGGCGTCTACGGCGTGCCGGAGACCTACGTGATCGATGCCGAGGGCCGCATCCGCTACAAGGTCGTGGGTCCCGTGATGCCTGACGAGGTCGAACGGACGATCCTGCCGCTGATCAGGGAGCTCCAGGGATGA
- a CDS encoding cytochrome c-type biogenesis protein: MRAHLRTSLAALLLSLSLALPALAVQPDEVLKDPAMEARAREISKELRCLVCQNQSIDDSNAPLARDLRVLVRQRLVAGDDNSGVLEYVTARYGDYVLLRPPFKASTYVLWIGPAVVLLLGGIGAALFLRGRQRAVAGGETAAPLTPEERQRLDRLLREDT, encoded by the coding sequence ATGAGGGCGCACCTTCGGACCAGCCTCGCCGCCCTCCTCCTGTCCCTTTCCCTGGCCCTGCCCGCCCTGGCGGTCCAGCCCGACGAGGTCCTGAAGGACCCGGCGATGGAGGCCCGGGCGCGCGAGATCAGCAAGGAACTGCGCTGCCTGGTCTGCCAGAACCAGTCGATCGACGACAGCAACGCGCCGCTCGCCCGCGACCTGCGGGTGCTGGTCCGCCAGCGTCTGGTGGCGGGCGACGACAATTCCGGAGTCCTGGAATACGTCACCGCGCGCTACGGCGACTACGTGCTGCTCCGCCCGCCCTTCAAGGCCAGCACCTATGTGCTGTGGATCGGCCCGGCGGTCGTGCTGCTGCTGGGAGGGATCGGTGCGGCGCTGTTCCTGCGCGGCCGCCAGCGCGCCGTGGCCGGCGGCGAGACCGCCGCCCCGCTGACACCCGAGGAACGCCAGCGGCTGGACCGGCTGCTGCGCGAGGATACCTGA